One genomic window of Melitaea cinxia chromosome 10, ilMelCinx1.1, whole genome shotgun sequence includes the following:
- the LOC123656944 gene encoding serine hydroxymethyltransferase, which yields MNDNVLYGNLWDTDPELYDIVNKEKQRQSRGLEMIASENFTSLPVLQCLGSCLSNKYSEGMPHQRYYGGNEFIDEIELLTQKRSLEAYRLNPEEWGVNVQPYSGSPANFAVYTALVEPHGRIMGLDLPDGGHLTHGFFTATKKISATSIFFESMPYKVDPKSGLIDYEKLEESARLFKPRLIIAGMSCYARCFDYKRFKKIADENGSILMADMSHISGLVAAGVIPSPFDDCDIVTTTTHKTLRGPRAGIIFYRKGVKSVNAKGEKILYDYETKINQAVFPGLQGGPHNHAIAAIAAAMKQACLPEFVDYQKQVLKNAKRLADGLMSRGYNLATGGTDVHLILVDVRSAGLSGARAERILELVSIACNKNTVPGDKSALNPSGIRLGTPALTTRGLKEADIDKVVDYIDKALKLAKEITAISGPKLVDFNKVISENVNIQTKINSLKDEIENYSQSFPMPGFEKF from the exons ATGAATGACAATGTTTTATATGGAAACTTATGGGACACAGATCCTGAACTGTATGATATTGTGAATAAGGAAAAGCAGCGTCAGTCGAGGGGTTTGGAAATGATAGCCTCCGAAAACTTTACATCTCTGCCTGTTCTACAATGCCTTGGTTCTTGTCTGAGCAATAAATACTCAGAGGGCATGCCACATCAAAG ATACTACGGAGGAAATGAATTCATTGATGAAATAGAATTACTTACTCAGAAGAGATCACTAGAGGCTTATAGACTAAACCCTGAGGAATGGGGAGTTAATGTCCAACCTTATTCTG GTTCTCCAGCTAACTTTGCCGTATACACAGCCCTCGTTGAGCCCCATGGTCGTATCATGGGTCTGGATTTGCCTGACGGTGGACATTTGACGCATGGTTTCTTCACtgctacaaaaaaaatttcagcAACTTCCATCTTCTTCGAGAGTATGCCTTATAAA GTAGATCCTAAAAGTGGTCTCATAGACTATGAGAAGCTGGAGGAATCAGCTAGGCTGTTCAAACCCCGTCTTATAATAGCTGGTATGAGCTGTTATGCACGCTGCTTTGATTATAAGAGATTCAAGAAAATCGCAGATGAAAATGGTTCAATACTAATGGCTGATATGTCACATATTTCTGGACTTGTTGCAGCAG GTGTCATTCCAAGTCCATTCGATGATTGCGATATTGTGACAACAACGACGCACAAAACTTTAAGAGGCCCACGTGCTGGTATCATATTCTATCGCAAAGGTGTAAAATCCGTAAATGCGAAGGGAGAAAAGATACTATATGATTATGAGACAAAAATTAATCAAGCCGTATTCCCCGGCCTGCAAGGTGGTCCACATAATCACGCTATTGCAGCGATCGCTGCTGCTATGAAGCAAGCATGTTTGCCGGAATTTGTTGATTATCAAAAACAG GTATTGAAAAACGCAAAACGATTGGCCGATGGTCTAATGTCCCGAGGCTACAACCTGGCTACGGGCGGTACGGATGTACATCTCATCCTAGTGGACGTCCGCAGTGCGGGCCTCAGTGGAGCACGTGCTGAACGCATACTAGAGCTTGTCAGTATCGCTTGCAACAAGAACACTGTGCCAGGAGACAAGAGCGCCCTCAACCCCAGCGGCATACGACTGG gtACTCCTGCTTTAACCACAAGAGGGTTAAAGGAAGCTGATATCGATAAAGTAGTTGATTACATTGACAAAGCACTGAAATTAGCCAAAGAAATAACAGCAATATCTGGCCCCAAACTAGTCGATTTCAACAAAGTTATTTCAGAAAATGTTAATAttcaaactaaaattaattctcTCAAGGACGAAATTGAGAATTACAGTCAGTCATTCCCAATGCCTGGCTTCGAAAAATTCTAA